A portion of the Halorubrum sp. BV1 genome contains these proteins:
- a CDS encoding helix-turn-helix domain-containing protein — translation MRELVFALEYEPGCNRVADALADHPDARVRSLSLHATAERLWRVDHATGTPEALNAIEDAFRTSDYYADCLATEDCNATQTTRVLDRMDDTLVLYSDWERTPSCASVPHIARDHLGDGVLFETRHEGHHYTWRLIHSGEGDVSAFFDALKIAVGDCAQMEMLRTADTTASGEGVDETQSDMSPKQEAALQAAVEHGYYESPREVDVGELAEHLNVPRSTLTYRLRRAEEHLAKQHVAGERLPEEPPATR, via the coding sequence ATGCGCGAACTCGTCTTCGCTCTCGAATACGAGCCCGGCTGCAACAGGGTGGCGGACGCCCTCGCCGACCACCCCGACGCTCGCGTTCGCTCGCTCTCGCTGCACGCCACTGCCGAGCGTCTCTGGCGGGTCGACCATGCCACCGGTACGCCTGAGGCGCTCAACGCCATCGAGGACGCGTTTCGCACCAGCGACTACTACGCCGACTGTTTGGCTACCGAGGACTGCAATGCCACCCAGACCACCCGCGTTCTCGACCGCATGGACGACACGCTCGTCCTCTACTCCGACTGGGAGCGAACCCCTTCCTGCGCGTCCGTCCCCCACATCGCCCGCGACCACCTCGGCGACGGCGTGCTGTTTGAGACTCGTCACGAGGGCCACCACTACACGTGGCGACTCATCCACTCCGGAGAGGGCGACGTGTCCGCGTTCTTCGACGCCCTCAAAATCGCCGTCGGGGACTGCGCCCAGATGGAGATGCTCCGAACCGCGGACACAACGGCGTCGGGGGAAGGAGTCGACGAGACGCAAAGTGACATGTCTCCGAAGCAAGAGGCCGCGCTTCAGGCAGCCGTCGAACACGGATACTACGAGTCCCCACGTGAGGTCGACGTCGGCGAACTGGCCGAGCATCTCAACGTGCCGCGGTCGACGCTCACCTACCGGCTCCGCCGGGCGGAGGAACACTTGGCGAAGCAGCACGTCGCCGGGGAACGATTGCCCGAAGAGCCCCCAGCAACACGCTGA
- a CDS encoding cation-translocating P-type ATPase: protein MTENPDTAGETSGGGQRRELTARLVVPEMDCPSCAQKVDKSLQRVDGITDATLQPTTGTANVTYDPDRTSEADVVKAIEGAGYEVVGGSDAEGDDEDNQAADGVDIAPPSEVWTSPRANKTWLGAAFLTAGLLFEFLLAGQNIAIASVLEYPLHIADVLFLGAVAASGIPVVRSGYYSAKNRSLDIDLLMGTAIIAATGIGYFVEAATLAVLFSIAELLEDYAMDRARDSLRELMELSPEEATVLRDGEEVTVPADEVEVGETVVVRPGDKIPLDGTVIEGESAVDQSPITGESVPVDKAAGDEVYAGSINEEGYLEFEATSAASESTLSQIIEMVQGAQANKTESEQFVDRFSGYYTPLVVVLAILTAAIPPLVIADPVSVDLAGYGFTFAGDWQAWFIRGLTLLVIACPCAFVISTPVSVVSGITSAAKNGVLIKGGNHLEAMGEVDAIALDKTGTLTKGELAVTDVVALGGTNDETVLQHAAALEQRSEHPIAEAILERAEKDAGDDVPSIEKFESITGKGISADIDGETYYAGKPALFEELGFDLSHAHLRADGGAVAEVAHEQCEREDCADLEDGAISRFENEGKTVVLVGTDTELIGIIAIADEVRPAAERAVARLHELGVAHVVMLTGDNEGTARAIAEQVGVDEYRAELLPDEKVDAVEALQAEYGDVAMVGDGINDAPALATAEVGIAMGAAGTDTAIETADIALMGDDISKLPYLYGLSHTANGVIRQNIWSSLGVKALLALGVPLGLVSVAVAVIVGDMGMSLGVTGNAMRLSRIAPERMDSKTGQETGA from the coding sequence ATGACAGAGAATCCGGACACAGCGGGGGAGACGAGCGGCGGCGGGCAGCGGCGGGAGCTGACCGCTCGCCTCGTCGTCCCCGAGATGGACTGTCCCTCTTGCGCCCAAAAGGTGGACAAGAGCCTCCAGCGTGTCGACGGCATTACTGACGCCACGCTCCAGCCGACCACCGGCACAGCCAACGTCACGTACGACCCTGATCGGACTAGCGAAGCCGACGTCGTCAAGGCGATTGAAGGCGCCGGCTACGAGGTCGTCGGGGGCTCGGACGCCGAGGGCGATGATGAGGACAACCAGGCGGCCGATGGCGTCGACATCGCACCACCATCGGAGGTCTGGACGAGTCCTCGCGCGAATAAGACGTGGCTCGGCGCGGCGTTCCTCACCGCCGGGCTCCTCTTCGAGTTCCTCCTCGCAGGACAGAATATCGCCATCGCAAGTGTCCTCGAGTACCCGCTCCACATCGCAGATGTCCTGTTCCTCGGCGCCGTCGCGGCCAGTGGCATCCCGGTCGTCCGTAGCGGGTACTACTCCGCGAAGAACCGGAGTCTGGACATCGACCTGCTAATGGGGACGGCCATCATCGCAGCGACCGGCATCGGCTATTTCGTCGAGGCCGCGACGCTGGCTGTCTTGTTCAGTATCGCCGAACTGCTCGAAGACTACGCGATGGACAGGGCGCGAGACTCCCTGCGTGAGTTGATGGAACTTTCGCCAGAGGAGGCGACCGTCCTTCGCGATGGTGAGGAAGTCACGGTGCCCGCCGACGAAGTGGAGGTGGGCGAGACCGTGGTTGTTCGCCCCGGTGACAAGATTCCGCTCGACGGGACGGTCATCGAAGGCGAGAGTGCAGTCGACCAGTCGCCGATCACGGGCGAGAGCGTCCCCGTCGACAAGGCTGCCGGCGACGAAGTGTACGCGGGCAGCATCAACGAGGAAGGATACCTCGAGTTCGAGGCCACTTCGGCCGCCTCGGAGTCGACGCTCTCGCAGATCATCGAGATGGTCCAGGGCGCACAGGCGAATAAGACCGAGTCTGAGCAGTTCGTCGACCGCTTCTCCGGCTACTACACACCCCTCGTCGTCGTGCTGGCAATCCTGACCGCCGCTATCCCGCCGCTGGTTATCGCTGATCCGGTGTCGGTGGACCTAGCCGGTTACGGGTTCACCTTCGCGGGCGACTGGCAGGCGTGGTTCATTCGGGGGCTTACTCTGCTGGTGATCGCCTGCCCGTGTGCGTTTGTCATCTCGACCCCAGTCTCCGTGGTGTCGGGGATCACCAGTGCCGCGAAGAACGGTGTCCTCATCAAAGGCGGCAACCACCTCGAAGCGATGGGCGAGGTGGACGCCATCGCCCTCGACAAGACTGGTACCCTCACCAAGGGCGAACTCGCGGTCACGGACGTCGTAGCGCTTGGCGGTACGAACGACGAGACGGTACTCCAGCACGCGGCTGCACTCGAGCAGCGAAGCGAACACCCAATCGCCGAGGCGATACTCGAACGCGCCGAAAAGGATGCCGGCGATGACGTGCCGAGTATCGAGAAATTCGAGAGCATCACCGGAAAGGGGATCAGCGCAGACATCGACGGCGAGACGTACTATGCAGGCAAGCCCGCCCTCTTCGAGGAGTTGGGTTTCGACCTGTCGCACGCCCACCTCCGTGCCGACGGCGGCGCAGTCGCCGAAGTGGCCCACGAGCAGTGCGAACGCGAGGACTGTGCCGACCTCGAGGACGGCGCGATCTCGCGGTTCGAGAATGAGGGGAAGACGGTCGTCCTCGTCGGCACGGATACCGAATTGATCGGCATTATCGCCATTGCCGACGAGGTGCGGCCGGCCGCCGAACGGGCGGTCGCACGGCTGCACGAACTCGGCGTCGCGCACGTCGTGATGCTGACCGGCGACAACGAGGGGACGGCCCGTGCGATCGCCGAACAGGTCGGCGTCGACGAGTATCGCGCAGAACTATTGCCCGACGAGAAGGTCGATGCCGTGGAGGCGTTACAGGCGGAGTACGGCGACGTGGCGATGGTCGGCGACGGCATCAACGACGCGCCCGCGCTGGCGACCGCTGAGGTCGGCATCGCGATGGGCGCGGCCGGAACGGACACCGCAATCGAGACCGCCGACATCGCGCTGATGGGCGACGACATCAGCAAGCTGCCGTATCTCTACGGGCTGTCGCACACGGCGAACGGCGTGATCCGCCAGAACATCTGGTCGAGCCTCGGCGTGAAGGCCCTGCTTGCACTCGGCGTCCCGCTGGGACTGGTGAGCGTCGCGGTCGCGGTCATCGTCGGCGACATGGGGATGAGCCTCGGCGTCACCGGGAACGCGATGCGGTTGTCACGAATCGCGCCTGAACGCATGGACAGTAAGACTGGCCAAGAAACGGGTGCCTGA
- the acnA gene encoding aconitate hydratase AcnA has translation MNPFNAIREFEADGTTYKMADLTVLEEEGLCELDKLPVSIRVMLESVLRNADGEDITEDDIRALAGWQPDVPDADIPFQPSRVILQDLTGVPAVVDLAALRSAVERKDRDPTLVEPEVPIDLVIDHSVQVDYFGNEDAYEKNVELEYERNSERYRALKWAQNAFDDFSVVPPGTGIVHQVNLEYLGQVVHEREQNGENWLFPDTLVGTDSHTPMIGGIGVVGWGVGGIEAEAAMLGQPITMNLPEVVGVKLTGELPEGATATDLVLHVTELLRDVGVVDRFVEFYGPAVETLTVPDRATIANMAPEQGSTISMFPVDEATLDYLELTGRDEDHIELVRKYLDAQGLFGEQNPEYTETVELDLSTVTPSLAGPKKPQSRVEMGDMRTHFRELLHGEFEDELDDADEEALARWLGESDQSMGQTDGGKAVVDTGRDRPDLDPLTKRASVNIDGNDVEIGHGSVVVSAITSCTNTSNPSVMLAAGLLAKNAVERGLDVPDYVKTSLAPGSRVVTQYLEASGLLPYLEDLGYNVVGYGCTTCIGNAGPLPEPIETAIDEHDLWTTSVLSGNRNFEARIHPKVRANYLASPPLVVAYGLAGRMDIDLEHDPLGYDDDGNPVYLADLWPDSDEIHEAVHDFVDPSMFEEKYAEVFEGDERWDALEAPTGEVYEWDEDSTYIREPPFFKDFPLEKPGVSNVEDARCLLTLGDTVTTDHISPAGPFGTDQPAGQWLMDHGVEPHEFNTYGARRGNHEVMMRGTFANVRIENQMLDDVEGGYTIHHPTGEQTTVFEASQRYREEGTPLVVMAGEEFGTGSSRDWAAKGTDLLGVRATIAESYERIYRDNLVGMGVLPLQFQDGDSWEALGLDGSEVYTIYGLDDELEPMAELTVTAERSDGSSVEFPVTAQVGTPAGVRYIEHGGILHYVLRQLLTES, from the coding sequence ATGAACCCTTTCAATGCGATCCGCGAGTTCGAAGCCGATGGAACGACCTACAAAATGGCCGACCTCACCGTCCTCGAAGAGGAAGGCCTCTGTGAACTTGACAAACTCCCGGTCAGTATCCGTGTTATGCTTGAATCCGTCCTCCGTAACGCCGACGGGGAGGACATTACCGAGGACGACATCCGGGCCCTCGCTGGCTGGCAACCGGACGTTCCCGACGCCGACATCCCGTTCCAGCCGTCCCGGGTTATCCTCCAGGACCTCACCGGCGTCCCCGCCGTTGTAGACCTCGCGGCACTCCGATCGGCCGTCGAACGCAAGGACCGCGACCCAACCCTCGTCGAACCCGAAGTCCCCATCGACCTGGTCATCGACCACAGCGTCCAAGTGGACTACTTCGGCAACGAGGACGCCTACGAGAAGAACGTCGAACTCGAATACGAGCGCAACAGCGAACGGTACCGGGCGCTGAAGTGGGCGCAAAACGCCTTCGACGACTTCAGTGTCGTGCCGCCAGGGACGGGTATCGTCCACCAGGTGAATCTGGAGTATCTCGGGCAAGTCGTCCACGAACGCGAGCAGAACGGCGAGAACTGGCTGTTCCCAGACACCCTCGTCGGGACCGACAGCCACACGCCGATGATTGGTGGCATCGGCGTCGTCGGCTGGGGCGTCGGCGGTATTGAAGCCGAAGCCGCGATGCTCGGCCAGCCCATCACGATGAACCTCCCCGAGGTTGTCGGCGTGAAACTCACAGGTGAACTCCCCGAGGGTGCGACGGCGACTGACCTCGTACTGCACGTCACCGAACTGCTGCGGGATGTCGGTGTTGTCGATCGATTCGTTGAGTTCTATGGGCCCGCCGTGGAGACGCTGACTGTTCCTGATCGGGCGACAATCGCGAATATGGCGCCCGAGCAGGGCTCGACCATCAGCATGTTCCCCGTCGACGAGGCCACCTTGGACTACCTCGAACTGACGGGCCGCGACGAGGACCACATCGAGCTCGTCCGAAAGTATCTGGACGCCCAGGGGCTGTTCGGTGAGCAGAACCCCGAGTACACCGAGACGGTCGAACTGGACCTCTCGACCGTGACGCCGAGTCTCGCCGGCCCCAAGAAACCCCAGTCCCGCGTCGAGATGGGTGACATGCGAACCCACTTCCGGGAATTACTCCACGGCGAGTTCGAGGACGAACTCGACGACGCTGACGAGGAGGCGCTGGCCCGGTGGCTCGGTGAGAGCGACCAATCGATGGGGCAGACCGACGGCGGCAAGGCGGTCGTGGACACCGGTCGAGACCGCCCCGACCTCGACCCTCTCACGAAGCGCGCCTCCGTGAATATCGACGGCAACGACGTCGAAATCGGGCACGGGAGCGTCGTCGTTAGCGCCATCACCAGCTGTACCAACACGTCGAATCCCTCCGTGATGCTGGCAGCCGGGCTCCTGGCGAAAAACGCCGTCGAGCGTGGCCTCGACGTCCCGGACTACGTTAAAACAAGCCTCGCGCCCGGCAGCCGCGTCGTCACCCAGTACCTCGAAGCATCGGGGCTGTTGCCATACCTCGAAGACCTGGGTTACAACGTCGTGGGCTACGGCTGTACGACCTGCATCGGGAACGCAGGGCCGCTCCCGGAGCCGATCGAGACCGCTATCGACGAACACGACCTCTGGACGACGAGCGTACTCTCCGGGAATCGGAACTTCGAGGCGCGCATCCATCCAAAAGTGCGCGCGAACTACCTCGCCAGCCCGCCGCTGGTGGTGGCGTACGGGCTCGCTGGGCGGATGGACATCGATCTGGAGCACGACCCGCTGGGGTACGATGACGACGGAAACCCAGTCTATCTGGCGGACCTCTGGCCAGACAGCGACGAGATCCACGAAGCCGTCCACGACTTCGTCGACCCGTCGATGTTCGAGGAGAAGTACGCCGAAGTGTTCGAAGGCGACGAGCGATGGGACGCGCTGGAGGCCCCGACCGGCGAGGTCTACGAGTGGGACGAGGACTCGACATACATCCGGGAGCCGCCGTTCTTCAAAGATTTCCCGCTGGAGAAACCCGGCGTCTCTAACGTCGAGGATGCACGGTGTCTGCTAACGCTGGGTGACACGGTTACGACTGACCACATCAGTCCTGCCGGGCCGTTCGGGACGGATCAGCCGGCCGGCCAGTGGCTGATGGACCACGGTGTCGAGCCCCACGAGTTCAACACGTACGGTGCCCGCCGGGGTAACCACGAGGTGATGATGCGGGGCACGTTCGCCAACGTCCGCATCGAGAATCAGATGCTCGACGACGTCGAGGGCGGGTACACCATCCACCATCCGACTGGTGAGCAGACGACCGTGTTCGAGGCCAGCCAGCGGTACCGCGAGGAGGGAACTCCACTCGTCGTGATGGCGGGCGAGGAGTTCGGGACTGGGTCGAGCCGTGACTGGGCGGCGAAGGGGACCGACCTTCTCGGTGTTCGTGCGACCATCGCGGAAAGCTACGAGCGCATCTATCGGGACAATCTCGTCGGAATGGGTGTGTTGCCGTTGCAGTTCCAGGACGGTGACTCCTGGGAGGCGCTTGGATTGGACGGGTCAGAGGTCTACACGATCTACGGGTTGGACGACGAGTTGGAGCCGATGGCCGAGTTGACGGTGACTGCGGAGCGGTCGGACGGGTCGTCGGTTGAGTTCCCGGTGACGGCCCAGGTGGGCACACCTGCCGGGGTGCGATACATCGAACACGGCGGCATCCTACACTACGTCCTTCGACAGCTGCTAACCGAATCGTGA
- a CDS encoding sodium:proline symporter: MVSTAVALTAVVLTVLTVTAFGLLAARGRVRSVEDYISARDSAGPGTLTATIIASMMGVWILFSPAEAGAAFGGLPAILGYAIGSAVPLLLFIPVGTRIRAIVPAGHSLTEFAYARFGTGMYLFVLVVSVFYMFIFLAAEMTGIAGALSLVIGIPQWQTALLVGGFVLIYTAYGGLVASIVTDTVQTLVLLPLLALGFGGAVLALGGTAEIHAAAIAADAPLLDPTFGPGLTFGVYVAFAILGANMLNQGMWQRVYAANGESSLRWGFGVAAVAVTPMILLAGLFGIAAAALGLTESGGASIAFFLVLESAFPSWVTLTVVVLAVLLVMSSADTMFNAIASVVTADLARLLDQPTQRALWVGGRVLTGIVGIGAIVIGSQGYSVLELFLTADLLAAGIFVPFLAGLYSERLSGAGAIVSSLGGLVVGVAYFPLLRGPVASIPRLGPLLPAPEFLPAFVGATVVSTGGTILAIALWDADVDLSSVDRDIRSLDEPVADGGPNGGENQ; this comes from the coding sequence ATGGTTTCAACAGCTGTCGCACTCACCGCTGTCGTGCTCACAGTACTGACCGTTACCGCTTTCGGCCTATTAGCGGCTCGCGGCCGGGTCCGATCCGTCGAGGATTATATTTCCGCCCGCGACTCAGCCGGTCCCGGAACCCTCACCGCTACGATCATCGCGTCGATGATGGGCGTCTGGATACTGTTCAGCCCTGCCGAGGCCGGGGCCGCCTTCGGCGGGCTCCCGGCCATCCTCGGATACGCAATCGGGAGTGCGGTTCCGCTCCTCCTGTTCATTCCGGTTGGCACACGCATCCGTGCCATTGTTCCGGCCGGCCACTCACTCACCGAATTCGCGTACGCTCGCTTCGGGACCGGAATGTACCTGTTCGTGCTCGTCGTGTCCGTGTTCTACATGTTCATCTTCCTCGCGGCCGAGATGACGGGGATTGCCGGCGCCCTCTCACTCGTCATCGGGATCCCCCAGTGGCAGACGGCCCTGCTCGTAGGCGGATTCGTCTTGATCTACACGGCGTATGGGGGACTCGTGGCGAGCATCGTCACCGATACCGTCCAGACGCTCGTCCTGCTCCCGCTGCTCGCCCTCGGTTTCGGTGGCGCCGTGCTTGCGTTGGGTGGAACCGCCGAAATACACGCTGCAGCGATCGCTGCGGACGCGCCATTGCTGGATCCGACGTTCGGGCCCGGGCTCACGTTCGGCGTGTACGTTGCCTTCGCCATCCTCGGTGCGAATATGTTGAACCAGGGAATGTGGCAGCGCGTCTACGCTGCCAACGGCGAATCGTCGCTTCGGTGGGGATTCGGCGTCGCGGCCGTCGCAGTCACCCCGATGATTCTACTAGCTGGGTTGTTCGGTATCGCTGCGGCCGCTCTCGGGCTGACCGAATCCGGCGGTGCCAGCATCGCGTTCTTCCTCGTCCTCGAGTCAGCCTTCCCGAGTTGGGTAACGCTCACGGTCGTCGTCCTTGCGGTCCTGCTCGTGATGAGTTCCGCGGACACGATGTTCAATGCCATCGCGAGCGTCGTTACTGCCGATCTCGCGCGGTTGCTCGATCAGCCAACCCAGCGGGCGTTGTGGGTGGGCGGTCGCGTCTTGACCGGGATCGTCGGGATCGGGGCGATCGTCATCGGTTCGCAAGGGTATAGCGTGCTTGAACTGTTCCTGACGGCAGACCTGCTCGCGGCTGGGATTTTTGTCCCGTTTCTCGCCGGCCTGTATTCCGAGCGGCTTTCAGGAGCCGGGGCTATTGTCTCGAGTCTGGGTGGGCTTGTGGTCGGTGTCGCCTACTTCCCGCTCCTGCGTGGACCGGTCGCGTCGATTCCGAGGCTTGGCCCGCTGCTGCCCGCACCCGAGTTTCTACCCGCTTTTGTCGGGGCGACTGTCGTGTCAACCGGCGGGACGATTCTCGCTATTGCCCTCTGGGACGCCGACGTCGACCTCTCCAGCGTGGATCGTGATATCCGGAGCTTGGATGAACCGGTCGCCGATGGGGGTCCGAACGGGGGGGAAAACCAATGA
- a CDS encoding TenA family protein → MTDVPDRYNDYRATVSDPRFTDWLRERAEPDWTNAVDHRFTREIGSGALSETVFADYLIQDYAFVDVLVSTFGFAVAQAPDVSAKRAHVEFLDTLTDEENDYFERSFSALGVDDARWKQTELSTTTAAFVDLLGRTAREGGYAETLAAIVPAEWIYAEWATREASAHESTAGLPFYFADWIALHANPSFKEFVTWLRGQLDAHGPTVSSAREREIERIFCRTVDLEVAFFDDAYAAVETDGEGRQ, encoded by the coding sequence ATGACGGACGTCCCCGATAGGTATAACGACTACCGGGCCACCGTCAGCGACCCCCGGTTCACTGACTGGCTGCGGGAGCGTGCCGAACCCGACTGGACGAACGCCGTCGATCATCGGTTCACCCGTGAGATCGGTAGTGGCGCGCTCTCCGAGACGGTCTTCGCCGACTACCTCATCCAGGACTACGCGTTCGTGGACGTTCTCGTGAGTACGTTCGGCTTCGCAGTGGCCCAAGCACCCGATGTCTCAGCGAAGCGCGCGCACGTCGAATTTCTCGACACCCTGACTGACGAGGAAAACGACTACTTCGAGCGTTCCTTCAGCGCGCTTGGCGTCGATGATGCTCGGTGGAAACAGACAGAACTGTCCACGACCACAGCCGCGTTCGTCGACTTGCTCGGTCGTACTGCCCGCGAGGGCGGCTACGCCGAAACACTCGCAGCCATCGTTCCAGCGGAGTGGATCTACGCCGAGTGGGCGACACGCGAAGCTTCAGCACACGAATCGACTGCCGGGCTTCCGTTCTACTTCGCCGACTGGATAGCGTTGCATGCCAACCCCTCCTTCAAGGAATTCGTGACCTGGCTCCGCGGCCAGTTGGACGCCCATGGCCCGACGGTCTCTTCCGCACGGGAACGGGAGATCGAGCGAATCTTCTGCCGGACCGTCGACCTCGAAGTTGCCTTCTTTGACGACGCCTACGCGGCCGTTGAGACCGACGGGGAGGGTAGGCAGTAA
- the tenA gene encoding thiaminase II gives MPFSDTLLEAGQDVWAAQKEHPFVRELATGTLDEAAFEHWIKQDYRYLLDYARLFAIAGTKATNEKTMTHLLGVAHQVLDHEMDLHRGFAADYGISDGELEAVEKAPTCVAYTNFLIRTAYEGSIAEIAAALYPCMQGYLDVGEHMASLATDEHRYTPFIEMYTSDEFRDATSWCRDFVDRCGEQSPGEHDAMRAAFLTSAKLEYRFWEMAYTQEGWGL, from the coding sequence GTGCCATTCAGCGATACCCTTCTTGAGGCGGGACAGGATGTATGGGCGGCCCAGAAGGAGCACCCCTTCGTCCGCGAACTCGCGACCGGAACTCTCGACGAGGCGGCGTTCGAGCACTGGATCAAACAGGATTACCGCTACCTCCTGGACTACGCTCGGTTGTTCGCGATTGCGGGCACGAAGGCTACCAACGAGAAGACGATGACGCACTTACTCGGCGTGGCCCACCAAGTGCTCGACCACGAAATGGACCTTCACCGTGGCTTCGCGGCCGATTACGGAATCTCCGACGGCGAGCTCGAAGCAGTCGAGAAGGCGCCCACATGCGTGGCCTACACAAATTTTTTGATCCGGACGGCTTACGAGGGCTCGATTGCGGAGATCGCGGCCGCACTGTACCCGTGCATGCAGGGCTACCTCGACGTCGGAGAGCATATGGCGTCGCTCGCCACCGACGAACACCGGTACACACCCTTCATCGAGATGTACACCAGTGACGAGTTCCGTGACGCGACAAGCTGGTGTCGCGACTTCGTTGACCGATGTGGCGAACAGTCTCCCGGTGAACACGACGCTATGAGGGCGGCGTTTCTAACTAGCGCGAAGCTCGAGTATCGGTTCTGGGAGATGGCCTACACGCAAGAAGGGTGGGGTCTATGA
- a CDS encoding NRAMP family divalent metal transporter, producing MTSEYSLEVGTVREYFGAMGPSWVAGAIAAGPATMASLITAGAIFDYQLLWVVVLSAVAGTLAQYLAMRLGLLTERGIVGVVEDHLGETWAWILVADVVIAAGVAQLVIMKTVASVSATITGIDPRLWGIAWGGILVLGLAGQGYRFVELFAKLLVTAVVLAFVASLFVVSIDIGQATQGLIPTLPGGSALVAAGILGGAVHITLITMHSYTMRARGWTERDYDLATVDVLASMLVAFGIYSIAIFLVTASTLTDPDLTTVGAAQALGPLVGPAAKWLFLLGLGAAAVSTLGGNTIVPPFLVADKLGWGTTVEDTRYRVLLALFAVLSVPGAFIGGEVIGQLVLVLALGTVGTPFAIAVVLYLLNAESVGASNSTLANLGGLALLAVSGGLAANFVRVQIATGLDLLSGLVLIFALVLAAATLVLFGQYVREEVPLA from the coding sequence ATGACTAGCGAATACTCACTTGAGGTCGGGACAGTCCGCGAGTATTTCGGCGCGATGGGGCCCTCCTGGGTCGCGGGGGCAATCGCCGCCGGTCCAGCGACGATGGCGAGTCTAATCACCGCGGGGGCGATCTTCGACTATCAACTCCTCTGGGTTGTCGTGCTCTCTGCCGTCGCTGGCACCCTAGCACAGTACCTCGCGATGCGGCTGGGGCTGCTTACTGAGCGGGGAATTGTCGGCGTCGTCGAGGACCATCTTGGAGAGACCTGGGCGTGGATCCTGGTCGCGGACGTCGTCATCGCGGCCGGTGTCGCCCAGCTCGTCATCATGAAGACGGTCGCTTCCGTTTCGGCGACGATCACTGGGATCGACCCACGCCTCTGGGGCATTGCCTGGGGCGGCATCCTCGTTTTGGGTCTGGCCGGTCAGGGATACCGATTCGTCGAGCTCTTCGCGAAGCTGCTAGTCACCGCGGTCGTCCTGGCCTTCGTTGCCTCACTATTCGTCGTCTCGATCGACATCGGCCAGGCTACCCAGGGGTTGATACCGACGCTGCCCGGCGGCAGCGCACTGGTCGCTGCAGGCATCCTCGGGGGCGCGGTCCACATCACGCTTATCACCATGCACTCCTACACGATGCGAGCCCGGGGCTGGACGGAACGTGACTATGACCTCGCGACGGTGGACGTTCTGGCGTCGATGCTCGTCGCGTTTGGCATCTACAGCATCGCCATCTTCCTTGTCACAGCGAGTACTCTGACCGATCCGGATCTGACGACCGTCGGTGCAGCCCAAGCCCTCGGACCCCTGGTCGGCCCGGCCGCTAAGTGGCTGTTCCTGCTCGGTCTCGGCGCCGCTGCCGTCTCGACGCTCGGTGGCAACACCATCGTTCCGCCGTTCCTCGTTGCCGACAAACTTGGCTGGGGCACGACCGTCGAGGATACGCGGTACCGGGTGCTCCTCGCACTCTTTGCTGTGTTATCGGTGCCGGGTGCGTTCATCGGCGGTGAGGTCATCGGCCAGCTCGTCCTCGTTCTGGCTCTTGGCACGGTTGGCACGCCCTTCGCCATCGCCGTCGTCCTCTATCTGTTGAACGCTGAGAGTGTTGGCGCCTCGAACTCAACGCTCGCGAACCTCGGCGGGCTTGCCTTACTCGCCGTTTCGGGTGGTCTCGCGGCCAACTTCGTCAGGGTACAGATCGCGACCGGCCTCGATCTGCTTTCCGGACTCGTACTTATATTCGCGCTCGTTCTCGCTGCCGCGACGCTCGTCCTCTTTGGACAGTACGTCCGCGAGGAGGTGCCTCTAGCGTGA